Proteins encoded together in one Catellatospora citrea window:
- a CDS encoding carbohydrate ABC transporter permease encodes MSVAADRPRSPARRDGGRTLASHFVGYAVMFFFALVFLYPFVIQLANAFKSEPDAAANPLAPLPDPVTTAAFTRIFEGTGFPRWVANSLVVTTVITAGRVFLDSLAGYALARLHFRGRAAVTGAVIAVMAVPGVVLLIPKFLVLNQLGIYNSYTALILPVIVDAAGVFIMRQFFVSVPVSVEEAARIDGAGVFRTFWSVVLPMARPALITLTILSFQGSWNEFPHTLVAVQSPELFTLPRGVADLVSGSLGAGSQYPLKLGAALLATIPVAVIFLLFQRHFVRGAAEGASKE; translated from the coding sequence ATGTCCGTGGCGGCCGACCGACCCCGCTCCCCCGCCCGCCGCGACGGCGGCCGCACCCTGGCCAGCCACTTCGTCGGGTACGCGGTGATGTTCTTCTTCGCGCTGGTGTTCCTCTACCCGTTCGTGATCCAGCTGGCCAACGCGTTCAAGTCCGAGCCGGACGCGGCGGCCAACCCGCTGGCGCCGCTTCCGGACCCGGTGACGACCGCCGCGTTCACGCGGATCTTCGAGGGCACCGGCTTCCCCCGCTGGGTGGCGAACTCGCTCGTCGTCACCACCGTCATCACCGCCGGCCGGGTGTTCCTGGACTCGCTGGCCGGCTACGCCCTGGCCCGGCTGCACTTCCGCGGCCGCGCCGCGGTCACCGGCGCGGTCATCGCGGTCATGGCGGTGCCCGGCGTCGTGCTGCTGATCCCGAAGTTCCTGGTGCTCAACCAGCTCGGCATCTACAACAGCTACACCGCGCTGATCCTGCCGGTCATCGTGGACGCGGCCGGTGTGTTCATCATGCGGCAGTTCTTCGTCTCGGTGCCGGTCAGCGTCGAGGAGGCGGCCCGCATCGACGGGGCAGGCGTGTTCCGCACGTTCTGGTCGGTGGTGCTGCCGATGGCCCGCCCCGCGCTGATCACGCTGACCATCCTGTCGTTCCAGGGCTCGTGGAACGAGTTCCCGCACACCCTGGTCGCGGTGCAGAGCCCCGAGCTGTTCACGCTGCCGCGCGGCGTCGCCGACCTGGTCAGCGGATCGCTGGGCGCGGGCAGCCAGTACCCGCTCAAGCTCGGCGCCGCACTGCTGGCGACCATCCCGGTCGCCGTCATCTTCCTGCTGTTCCAGCGCCACTTCGTCCGCGGCGCGGCCGAGGGCGCCAGCAAGGAGTAG
- a CDS encoding carbohydrate ABC transporter permease, whose translation MFGSRRRGGIRGNEAVAGWLFVAPVVVILGLFLLLPILMALWVSLSGWNGQGSPFRADVPFVGADNYTRLFTQDGLARENFMTSIRNNAYYVLLVVPAQTVLALGLALVVNRRVLRGRSFFRTAFYFPSVTSSVAISVMFLFLFANTGAVNSLLSMFGLDGPQWFSDPRGLLHLSLSGLGLVDLAHPPAALTDGGLLGLSWWEWLAGPSVAMSTIIILVVWTTSGTFMLMFLAALQDVPVQLEEASLIDGAGPWQRLRYVTLPLLKPTMFLVITLGLISTWQVFDQIYVMSQGNPAKTTLTPAYLSYRTAFKDFEYGSGAAISFVLFLLIVVLTLVQRWVMRDRDRVPRTRARLLPTRTRRS comes from the coding sequence GTGTTCGGCAGCAGGCGCCGCGGTGGCATCCGCGGCAACGAGGCGGTGGCGGGCTGGCTGTTCGTCGCCCCGGTGGTGGTGATCCTCGGCCTGTTCCTGCTGCTGCCCATCCTGATGGCGCTGTGGGTCAGCCTCAGCGGCTGGAACGGCCAGGGCAGCCCCTTCCGCGCCGACGTGCCGTTCGTGGGCGCGGACAACTACACCCGCCTGTTCACGCAGGACGGGCTGGCCCGCGAGAACTTCATGACCAGCATCCGCAACAACGCGTACTACGTGCTGCTGGTCGTGCCCGCGCAGACGGTCCTCGCGCTGGGCCTGGCGCTGGTCGTCAACCGTCGGGTGCTGCGCGGCAGATCGTTCTTCCGCACCGCGTTCTACTTTCCGTCGGTGACCAGCTCCGTGGCGATCAGCGTCATGTTCCTGTTCCTGTTCGCCAACACCGGCGCGGTCAACTCGCTGCTGAGCATGTTCGGCCTCGACGGCCCGCAGTGGTTCTCCGACCCGCGCGGGCTGCTGCACCTGAGCCTGTCCGGACTCGGCCTGGTCGACCTCGCCCACCCGCCCGCGGCGCTGACCGACGGCGGGCTGCTGGGCCTGTCCTGGTGGGAATGGCTGGCCGGGCCCAGCGTGGCCATGAGCACCATCATCATCCTCGTGGTCTGGACGACCAGCGGCACCTTCATGCTGATGTTCCTCGCTGCGCTGCAGGACGTGCCGGTGCAGCTGGAGGAGGCCAGCCTGATCGACGGGGCCGGACCCTGGCAGCGGCTGCGCTACGTGACCCTGCCGCTGCTCAAGCCGACGATGTTCCTCGTCATCACGCTCGGGCTCATCAGCACCTGGCAGGTGTTCGACCAGATCTACGTGATGAGCCAGGGCAACCCGGCCAAGACCACGCTGACGCCCGCGTACCTGTCCTACCGCACCGCGTTCAAGGACTTCGAGTACGGCAGCGGCGCGGCGATCTCGTTCGTGCTGTTCCTGCTCATCGTGGTGCTGACGCTGGTGCAGCGCTGGGTCATGCGCGACCGCGACCGCGTGCCGCGCACCCGTGCCCGCCTGCTCCCGACCCGGACACGGAGGTCCTGA
- a CDS encoding sugar ABC transporter substrate-binding protein, whose protein sequence is MFQGRIRKTAIAVAAAGALAVTSACGSGFDDGATTQQSSGPAALQVLIGSSGEAETKAVNDAAAKWATATGNTATVTPAQDLSQQLGQAFAGDSPPDVFYVDASRFADYASVGALEPYGDKLANKGDFYDSLKQTFTYDGKFYCAPKDFSTLALQVNTDLWTKAGLTDADLPTTWEQLQTAAEKIKAKGLTPLVVGDTRDRIGAFLVQAGGWLISTDGKQATADSPENLQALTYFQGLQKKGLAVFPKQVDAGWGGEAFGKGKAVMTIEGNWIKGAMANDFPNVKYTVHELPAGPKGKGTLSFTNCWGISAKSKFKDQAIKFVEAMTSVDQQLAYAKAFGVMPSLKTAKDGYAQQFPADGPFVTGADYAHGPVNAPKMDSVLSDFDTQLQKLATGDPKAVLERVQKNVAAALGS, encoded by the coding sequence ATGTTCCAAGGTAGAATCCGCAAGACCGCGATCGCGGTCGCGGCGGCCGGTGCCCTGGCGGTCACCTCCGCCTGCGGCAGCGGCTTCGACGACGGCGCCACCACCCAGCAGAGCAGCGGCCCGGCTGCCCTGCAGGTGCTCATCGGCTCCTCCGGCGAAGCCGAGACCAAGGCCGTCAACGACGCCGCCGCCAAGTGGGCCACCGCCACCGGCAACACGGCGACCGTCACCCCCGCCCAGGACCTGAGCCAGCAGCTCGGCCAGGCCTTCGCCGGCGACTCCCCGCCCGACGTGTTCTACGTCGACGCCTCCCGCTTCGCCGACTACGCCAGCGTCGGCGCGCTGGAGCCGTACGGCGACAAGCTCGCCAACAAGGGCGACTTCTACGACAGCCTCAAGCAGACCTTCACCTACGACGGCAAGTTCTACTGCGCGCCGAAGGACTTCTCGACCCTCGCCCTGCAGGTCAACACCGACCTGTGGACCAAGGCCGGGCTGACCGACGCGGACCTGCCCACCACCTGGGAGCAGCTGCAGACCGCCGCCGAGAAGATCAAGGCCAAGGGCCTCACCCCGCTGGTCGTCGGCGACACCCGCGACCGGATCGGCGCCTTCCTGGTGCAGGCCGGCGGCTGGCTGATCAGCACCGACGGCAAGCAGGCCACCGCGGACAGCCCGGAGAACCTGCAGGCGCTGACGTACTTCCAGGGCCTGCAGAAGAAGGGCCTGGCCGTCTTCCCCAAGCAGGTCGACGCGGGCTGGGGCGGCGAGGCGTTCGGCAAGGGCAAGGCCGTCATGACGATCGAGGGCAACTGGATCAAGGGCGCCATGGCCAACGACTTCCCGAACGTCAAGTACACGGTGCACGAGCTGCCCGCCGGCCCCAAGGGCAAGGGCACCCTGTCGTTCACCAACTGCTGGGGCATCTCCGCCAAGAGCAAGTTCAAGGACCAGGCGATCAAGTTCGTCGAGGCCATGACCAGCGTCGACCAGCAGCTCGCGTACGCCAAGGCGTTCGGGGTCATGCCGTCGCTGAAGACCGCCAAGGACGGCTACGCCCAGCAGTTCCCGGCCGACGGCCCCTTCGTGACCGGCGCCGACTACGCCCACGGCCCGGTGAACGCCCCGAAGATGGACAGCGTCCTGTCCGACTTCGACACCCAGCTGCAGAAGCTCGCCACCGGTGACCCGAAGGCGGTCCTGGAGCGGGTGCAGAAGAACGTCGCCGCCGCGCTCGGCAGCTGA
- a CDS encoding LacI family DNA-binding transcriptional regulator, with protein MADRVTITTVARHAQVSVQTVSNVLNSPHVVRPETRQRVQDAIDALGYRANQAARQMRTGRSRLIAARIEPAQDGINGSILDRFLHGLADAAAPARYRVLLYTAADDAAEIATYDDMLSAYDIDAFVLTSTHHADTRTSWLAERGVPFVTFGRPWDALGSHPWVDVDGAAGTAEATRHLLRAGHRRIGFIGWPAGSGVGDDRRSGWAAALAEAGIDGHGLDAVTADGVAEGAAAARDLLTRGEPVTAIVCCSDSLALGALHATGGAEPAMPGTPAPGRVAVIGFDDTPVAQAVGLTSIAQPLGEAATHCLRLLAAQLDAPDSRPPGDGQILLAPALVPRRTA; from the coding sequence ATGGCAGACAGGGTGACAATTACCACAGTTGCTCGTCATGCCCAGGTTTCCGTCCAGACCGTGTCCAATGTGCTCAATTCACCTCACGTGGTGCGACCGGAGACCCGGCAGCGGGTGCAGGACGCCATCGACGCCCTGGGCTACCGCGCCAACCAGGCCGCCCGCCAGATGCGCACCGGCCGCTCCCGGCTGATCGCGGCCCGCATCGAGCCCGCACAGGACGGCATCAACGGCTCGATCCTCGACCGCTTCCTGCACGGACTCGCCGACGCCGCCGCCCCCGCCCGCTATCGCGTGCTGCTCTACACCGCGGCCGACGACGCCGCGGAGATCGCCACCTACGACGACATGCTCAGCGCGTACGACATCGACGCGTTCGTGCTCACCAGCACGCACCATGCCGACACCCGCACCAGCTGGCTCGCCGAGCGCGGCGTGCCGTTCGTGACGTTCGGCCGCCCGTGGGACGCCCTGGGCAGCCATCCCTGGGTCGACGTGGACGGCGCCGCCGGCACCGCCGAGGCCACCCGGCACCTGCTGCGCGCCGGGCACCGCCGGATCGGCTTCATCGGCTGGCCGGCCGGCTCCGGCGTCGGCGACGACCGCCGCTCCGGCTGGGCCGCGGCGCTGGCCGAGGCCGGGATCGACGGCCACGGCCTCGACGCCGTCACCGCCGACGGGGTCGCCGAGGGCGCGGCCGCCGCCCGCGATCTGCTCACCCGCGGCGAGCCGGTCACCGCGATCGTGTGCTGCAGCGACTCGCTCGCCCTCGGCGCGCTGCACGCCACCGGCGGCGCCGAGCCGGCCATGCCCGGCACGCCCGCGCCCGGCCGGGTCGCCGTCATCGGCTTCGACGACACCCCCGTCGCGCAGGCCGTCGGCCTCACCAGCATCGCCCAGCCGCTCGGCGAAGCGGCCACGCACTGCCTGCGGCTGCTGGCCGCGCAGCTCGACGCGCCGGACAGCCGCCCTCCCGGCGACGGGCAGATCCTGCTCGCCCCGGCCCTGGTGCCCCGCCGCACCGCCTGA
- a CDS encoding amylo-alpha-1,6-glucosidase has protein sequence MLNQPNPSEARPLQPLLHDLVSTVFAPASALSSADGQIREAGVQGLFYADSRVLSRAHLFVDGREPEPVGFAPDGPGATRFTALARWLGDPGPDPTVRIERLRTAGPSGMDECLTVTSTAAVPVTFTLTVGLSCDFAPIEEVKSGGGRPDHAASGHDGALRWRDGETEVRVTAPGAELIDGTAAGLRWQVTLGPREQVSHRWQAEVRDPRSIVTTPRHAADWARPQVAATDHRITRLLDQSLDDLQTLRLAETGQPDDTFLAAGVPWFLTLFGRDSIWAARMMLPLGTDLAAGTLRALARRQGRALDPATCEEPGKIMHELRRRPFHFSGAVGELDLPDVYFGTVDATLLWISLLHDAWRWGMPDDQVSELLPHLEAALGWLDKHADPDGDGFVEYVDTHGHGLANQGWKDSGDAVRFRDGRQADAPIALVEVQGYAYQAAVHGAALLDAYGLGGAERWRDHAGRLAERFRAAYWVDGPNGAFPALALDRYKRPVDSLTSNIGHLLGTGILSEAESATVAALLAAPGNADAFGLRTMSADEHGYSPLSYHCGTVWAHDTAIAVSGLAADGHAEVAAQLAEGLLAAAEAFDYRLPELHSGDARSTSRRPVPYPAACRPQAWSATAVVAVLHAMLGVRPDVPAGRVSVRPLAGAPLGAVTARGLRIGGKPVTVAVDGTGRPTVTGLPSGLALD, from the coding sequence TTGCTCAACCAGCCCAACCCCTCCGAAGCCCGTCCCCTGCAACCCCTGCTGCACGACCTGGTCAGCACCGTGTTCGCCCCGGCCAGCGCGTTGAGCAGCGCCGACGGGCAGATCCGGGAGGCCGGGGTGCAGGGCCTGTTCTACGCCGACAGCCGGGTGCTGTCCCGGGCGCACCTGTTCGTCGACGGGCGCGAGCCGGAACCGGTCGGCTTCGCGCCCGACGGGCCGGGCGCGACGCGGTTCACCGCGCTCGCGCGGTGGCTGGGCGATCCCGGCCCCGACCCGACCGTGCGCATCGAGCGCCTGCGGACCGCAGGACCGTCCGGTATGGATGAATGCCTTACCGTCACCTCGACCGCCGCGGTCCCCGTCACGTTCACCCTCACCGTCGGCCTGAGCTGCGACTTCGCGCCGATCGAGGAGGTGAAGTCCGGCGGCGGACGCCCCGACCACGCCGCGAGCGGGCACGACGGCGCGCTGCGGTGGCGCGACGGCGAAACCGAGGTCCGCGTCACCGCCCCCGGCGCCGAGCTGATCGACGGGACCGCCGCGGGCCTGCGCTGGCAGGTCACCCTCGGCCCGCGCGAGCAGGTCAGCCACCGCTGGCAGGCCGAGGTGCGCGACCCGCGCTCGATCGTGACCACGCCCCGCCACGCCGCGGACTGGGCCCGCCCGCAGGTCGCCGCCACCGACCACCGGATCACCCGGCTGCTCGACCAGTCACTGGACGACCTGCAGACCCTGCGCCTGGCCGAGACCGGGCAGCCGGACGACACGTTCCTGGCGGCGGGGGTGCCGTGGTTCCTTACCCTGTTCGGGCGGGACAGCATCTGGGCGGCTCGGATGATGCTGCCGCTGGGCACCGACCTGGCCGCCGGCACGCTGCGCGCGCTGGCCCGCCGCCAGGGCCGCGCGCTGGACCCCGCCACCTGCGAGGAACCCGGCAAGATCATGCACGAGCTGCGCCGCCGCCCGTTCCACTTCAGCGGCGCCGTCGGCGAGCTGGACCTGCCCGACGTCTACTTCGGCACCGTCGACGCGACCCTGCTGTGGATCAGCCTGCTGCACGACGCGTGGCGCTGGGGCATGCCCGACGACCAGGTATCCGAGCTGCTGCCGCACCTGGAAGCGGCGCTCGGCTGGCTGGACAAGCACGCCGACCCCGACGGCGACGGCTTCGTCGAGTACGTCGACACCCACGGCCACGGGCTGGCCAACCAGGGCTGGAAGGACTCCGGCGACGCCGTGCGCTTTCGGGACGGCCGCCAGGCCGACGCGCCGATCGCGCTGGTCGAGGTGCAGGGCTACGCCTACCAGGCAGCCGTGCACGGAGCGGCCCTGCTCGACGCGTACGGCCTGGGCGGGGCGGAGCGCTGGCGCGATCACGCGGGCCGGCTGGCCGAGCGGTTCCGGGCCGCGTACTGGGTCGACGGGCCGAACGGCGCGTTTCCCGCACTCGCGCTCGACCGGTACAAGCGGCCGGTCGACTCGCTGACCAGCAACATCGGTCACCTGCTGGGCACCGGCATCCTGTCCGAAGCGGAGTCCGCGACGGTCGCCGCGCTGCTGGCCGCGCCGGGCAACGCCGACGCGTTCGGGCTGCGCACCATGTCCGCCGACGAGCACGGGTACAGCCCGCTGTCCTACCACTGCGGCACGGTGTGGGCGCACGACACGGCCATCGCGGTCAGCGGCCTGGCCGCCGACGGCCACGCCGAGGTCGCGGCGCAGCTGGCCGAGGGCCTGCTGGCCGCCGCCGAGGCATTCGACTACCGGCTGCCGGAACTGCACTCCGGCGACGCCCGCAGCACGTCGCGCCGGCCCGTGCCGTACCCGGCGGCCTGCCGGCCGCAGGCGTGGTCGGCGACCGCGGTGGTCGCGGTGCTGCACGCGATGCTCGGCGTACGCCCGGACGTGCCCGCCGGCCGGGTCAGCGTACGGCCGCTGGCGGGCGCGCCCCTGGGCGCCGTCACCGCCCGCGGTCTGCGGATCGGCGGCAAGCCGGTCACCGTGGCGGTCGACGGCACGGGCCGCCCGACCGTCACCGGACTGCCGTCCGGCCTGGCCCTGGACTGA
- a CDS encoding adenylosuccinate synthetase, whose translation MTEPRHVIVVDLGYGDAGKGTIVDWLCATRPVTTVIRFNGGAQAAHNVVTPDGRHHTFAQFGSGTLHGVRTHLSRFMMVDPLALAAEAGHLAGLGVASPFELLTVDRQALLTTPWHRAANRAREAARGDDRHGSCGMGVGETAAFALAHPDLAVRAGDTGSPATLVRKLRAIRDALTAELGPLDAPPVEAVAEAFRWFGTAIRLVSSSRQALRGPCVFEGAQGVLLDEWRGFHPYTTWSTTTFDNAETLLGETGDGDALRLGVVRTYTTRHGAGPLVTEDPRLTAALPERHNAHGPWQGAWRAGHFDAVAHRYAVEVCGGVDALAVTHSDVAARHDLKMCLSYGQLDRIVPGERGDLAYQEKLTQTLATATPVYTGLADLGEALGAPVAVTSHGPTWRDKSPGREADGSTARRSSQ comes from the coding sequence GTGACCGAACCCCGCCACGTCATCGTCGTCGACCTCGGCTACGGCGACGCCGGCAAGGGCACGATCGTGGACTGGCTCTGCGCGACCCGCCCGGTCACCACCGTGATCCGGTTCAACGGGGGCGCGCAGGCCGCCCACAACGTGGTGACGCCCGACGGGCGTCACCACACGTTCGCCCAGTTCGGCTCCGGCACCCTGCATGGGGTACGCACCCACCTGTCCCGGTTCATGATGGTCGACCCGCTGGCACTCGCCGCCGAAGCCGGACACCTGGCCGGATTGGGCGTGGCGAGTCCGTTCGAGCTGCTCACCGTCGACCGTCAGGCGCTGCTGACGACACCGTGGCACCGGGCCGCCAACCGGGCCCGGGAAGCCGCACGCGGCGACGACCGGCACGGGTCCTGCGGCATGGGTGTCGGCGAGACGGCCGCGTTCGCGCTGGCCCACCCCGACCTCGCCGTCCGCGCCGGCGACACCGGGTCCCCGGCCACGCTGGTGCGCAAACTGCGCGCGATCCGGGACGCGCTCACCGCCGAACTCGGCCCCCTCGACGCGCCACCCGTCGAAGCCGTGGCCGAGGCGTTCCGGTGGTTCGGGACCGCGATCCGGCTGGTCTCCTCATCCCGGCAGGCGCTGCGCGGGCCGTGCGTGTTCGAGGGGGCACAGGGTGTGCTGCTGGACGAATGGCGCGGGTTTCACCCCTACACGACCTGGTCGACGACCACGTTCGACAACGCCGAGACCCTGTTGGGCGAGACCGGCGACGGTGACGCCCTGCGCCTGGGCGTCGTGCGCACCTACACGACCCGCCACGGCGCCGGACCGCTGGTCACCGAGGATCCGCGACTCACCGCGGCGCTGCCGGAACGGCACAACGCGCACGGCCCGTGGCAGGGCGCGTGGCGGGCCGGGCACTTCGACGCCGTCGCCCACCGCTACGCCGTCGAGGTGTGCGGCGGCGTCGACGCGCTCGCCGTCACCCACTCCGACGTCGCCGCACGCCACGACCTGAAGATGTGCCTGTCGTACGGGCAACTGGACCGGATCGTGCCCGGCGAGCGCGGGGACCTGGCGTACCAGGAGAAGCTCACCCAGACGCTGGCCACCGCCACCCCCGTCTACACCGGACTCGCCGACTTGGGCGAGGCGCTCGGTGCTCCGGTCGCGGTCACCTCGCACGGCCCGACCTGGCGGGACAAGAGTCCAGGACGGGAGGCCGATGGCTCAACGGCACGACGCTCGTCACAGTGA
- a CDS encoding molecular chaperone DnaJ yields MSGFDDAVTRVLAARSPGDLFGGGDSGHAYRTLAKILHPDAAPAGSAATATHAFARLAGLWAAHRGGTTMTTRRGTYRVGPPAYAGDIADLYTVDGGAALLKLPRHPADSDLMRREARALTRLRSHGEARHGAYAPELIETFTHRDPDSGAQRTATILAHQDGFVTLARVKQSCPDGVDPRDAAWMWRRLLVAVGYAHRAGVVHGAVVPDHVLIHPGEHGLVLVDWCYSVTEPGQTVPALVDGYRDLYPPEVLGRRPADAATDIHLATRCMTWLMGDRTPPALARFAHGCTLPHPNARPHDAWRLLAELDELLQALYGPRTFRPFTL; encoded by the coding sequence GTGAGCGGCTTCGACGACGCGGTCACCCGCGTGCTGGCGGCGCGCTCCCCCGGTGACCTGTTCGGCGGCGGCGACAGCGGGCACGCGTACCGCACGCTTGCCAAGATCCTGCACCCGGATGCCGCACCGGCCGGCTCCGCCGCGACCGCGACGCACGCCTTCGCCCGGCTCGCGGGCCTGTGGGCCGCGCACCGCGGCGGCACCACCATGACCACGCGTCGCGGCACGTACCGCGTCGGGCCGCCGGCCTACGCGGGCGACATCGCCGACCTGTACACGGTCGACGGCGGCGCGGCACTGCTGAAGCTGCCCCGGCATCCGGCCGACAGCGACCTGATGCGCCGGGAGGCACGCGCCCTGACCCGGCTGCGCAGCCACGGCGAGGCACGCCATGGCGCGTACGCCCCGGAACTGATCGAGACGTTCACGCACCGCGACCCCGACAGCGGCGCGCAGCGCACCGCCACGATCCTCGCCCACCAGGACGGGTTCGTGACCCTGGCCCGGGTGAAGCAGTCCTGTCCGGACGGTGTCGACCCGCGCGATGCGGCCTGGATGTGGCGGCGGCTGCTCGTCGCCGTCGGGTACGCCCACCGCGCCGGGGTCGTGCACGGGGCCGTCGTGCCCGATCACGTGCTGATCCACCCGGGCGAGCACGGCCTCGTCCTCGTCGACTGGTGCTACAGCGTCACCGAGCCCGGTCAGACGGTCCCGGCGCTCGTGGACGGGTACCGCGACCTCTACCCACCCGAGGTCCTCGGCAGGCGGCCCGCCGACGCGGCGACCGACATCCACCTCGCCACCCGGTGCATGACCTGGCTGATGGGCGACCGGACACCGCCCGCGCTGGCCCGGTTCGCCCACGGCTGCACCCTGCCTCATCCGAACGCCCGCCCGCACGACGCGTGGCGGCTGCTCGCCGAACTCGACGAGCTGCTGCAAGCGCTCTACGGTCCCCGCACCTTCCGGCCCTTCACCCTCTAA
- a CDS encoding NUDIX hydrolase, producing MVSEREFLDGYDPRAYPAVAVTVDVVTLTIRDGVLHVLLVERGEQPYAGRLALPGGFVREETLDQAALRELAEETGILPRVHLEQLATFGDPGRDPRMRVVSVAYLAFAPRLPDPTVGGDAAAARWVPVAEASGLAFDHDTVLAAGLERARAKLEYSPLATAFVDEEFTIAQLRGVYTAVWGEEPHAGNFHRKVLSVPGFVEPTGTTTERGGERGGPRSKLFRAGDARVLHPALLRPTPEERA from the coding sequence ATGGTCTCCGAGCGCGAGTTCCTCGACGGCTACGACCCGCGGGCCTACCCGGCGGTCGCGGTCACGGTCGACGTCGTCACGCTCACCATCCGCGACGGCGTGCTGCACGTGCTGCTGGTCGAGCGCGGCGAGCAGCCTTACGCCGGCCGCCTCGCGCTGCCGGGCGGTTTCGTCCGCGAGGAGACACTCGACCAGGCCGCGCTGCGCGAGCTGGCCGAGGAGACGGGCATCCTGCCCCGCGTACACCTGGAACAGCTCGCCACCTTCGGCGACCCCGGCCGCGACCCGCGCATGCGGGTGGTGTCGGTCGCCTATCTCGCCTTCGCGCCGCGCCTGCCCGATCCCACCGTCGGCGGGGACGCCGCCGCGGCCCGCTGGGTCCCGGTCGCCGAGGCGAGCGGCCTCGCCTTCGACCACGACACGGTGCTCGCCGCCGGGCTCGAACGCGCCCGCGCCAAGCTCGAATACTCGCCGCTGGCGACCGCGTTCGTCGACGAGGAGTTCACGATCGCGCAGCTGCGCGGCGTCTACACGGCGGTCTGGGGCGAGGAGCCGCACGCGGGCAACTTCCACCGCAAGGTGCTCTCCGTGCCGGGCTTCGTCGAGCCCACCGGCACGACCACCGAGCGCGGCGGCGAGCGCGGCGGCCCGCGGTCCAAGCTGTTCCGGGCCGGCGACGCCCGCGTCCTGCACCCGGCCCTGCTGCGGCCGACCCCGGAGGAGCGGGCATGA
- a CDS encoding alpha/beta fold hydrolase: MQVVRDGVRVDCHDSGGDGPAIVLLHGLAGHAGEFAELRRRLPAGLRCVAVDQRAHVPGQPVPADLSRAAYAEDVVFVIQELGLAPAVLVGQSLGGHTAMLAAAARPDLVRGLVMIEAGPEADGPELPAEIGGWLDSWPVPFTSREQAAEFFGGGPVGAGWAAGLVDRDGGLWPRFARDAMVDSIAALVGAPEWTAWDSLPGPVLVVRGERGIMTDAEVARMTQRPDTTLVTVLDAGHDVHLDQPAATAAAISAYLDGQTPAG, from the coding sequence ATGCAGGTCGTACGCGACGGGGTCCGGGTGGACTGCCACGACTCCGGCGGCGACGGTCCCGCGATCGTGCTGCTGCACGGCCTGGCGGGCCACGCCGGGGAGTTCGCCGAGCTGCGGCGCCGCCTGCCGGCCGGGCTGCGGTGCGTGGCGGTGGACCAGCGCGCCCATGTGCCCGGCCAGCCGGTGCCCGCGGACCTGTCGCGGGCGGCGTACGCCGAGGACGTCGTGTTCGTGATCCAGGAGTTGGGGCTCGCGCCGGCGGTGCTCGTCGGGCAGTCCCTGGGCGGGCACACCGCGATGCTGGCCGCCGCCGCGCGGCCGGACCTGGTGCGCGGACTCGTGATGATCGAGGCGGGTCCGGAGGCCGACGGGCCGGAGCTGCCCGCGGAGATCGGCGGCTGGCTGGACTCATGGCCGGTGCCGTTCACCTCCCGGGAGCAGGCCGCGGAGTTCTTCGGCGGCGGGCCGGTCGGCGCGGGCTGGGCCGCGGGCCTGGTCGACCGGGACGGCGGGCTGTGGCCGAGGTTCGCCCGGGACGCCATGGTGGACTCGATAGCCGCGCTCGTCGGCGCGCCGGAGTGGACGGCCTGGGACAGCCTCCCCGGCCCGGTGCTGGTGGTGCGGGGCGAGCGCGGCATCATGACCGACGCCGAGGTGGCCCGGATGACGCAGCGCCCGGACACCACCCTGGTCACGGTGCTAGACGCGGGCCATGACGTGCACCTCGACCAGCCTGCGGCGACGGCGGCGGCGATCAGCGCCTATCTGGACGGCCAGACGCCGGCCGGGTAG